AGCGGGACGCCGATGACGGGCAGCAGGCCGATCACCGCGCCGATGTTGACCATGGCCTGCACGACGATCCATGCCATGACGCCGCCGGTCGCGACGCGGATGAAGAAGTCGTCGGTGCGCAGGACGATGCGGTAGCAGACCAGCGCCAGCGCGGCGAACAGCGCGAGCACCACGAGGGTGCCGGGCAGGCCGAGCTCCTCGCCGATGATGGCGTAGATGAAGTCGTTGTGCGGCTCCGAGAGCCACTGCCACTTCTCGCGGCTGGCGCCCAGGCCGACGCCCCACCAGCCCCCGTCGGCCAGTGCGTACCGGCCGTGGAGGGGCTGGCGGGCGGCGCCGAACGGGTCGGTGTCGCGGCCGAGCCACACGTCGAAGCGGGCGAGCCGGTTGGGGCTGGTGAGGATCATGGCCCCGGCCATGAGCGTGAAGGCGACGATGCCGCTTGCGAACAGCTTCCAGGAGACGCCTGCGGTGAACAGCACGGCCGCCACGACCGCGCACATGACGATGACGGTGCCCAGGTCGTGCCCGAGCAGCACGAGCCCGATCGCCACGACGGCGAAGGGGAAGAGGTAGGGCACCACGACGTGCTTGACGCTGCCGAGCAGCTTGCGCTTGCGGGTCAGCACCGCGGCTCCGAACAGGACGAGCCCGAGCTTGCCGAACTCGGACGGCTGGAGGGTGAACGAGCCGACGCCGATCCAGTTGGTGTTGCCGTTGACGCTCTTGCCGAGCGGGGTGAACACGAGCAGCTGCAGCGCCATCGCCCCGAGGAGCGCAGGCACGGCCAGCAGCTTCCACCGGGACACGGGGATGCGCGAGGCGACGGCCATGAAGACGGCTCCGACCACCGCGAACTGCGCCTGGCGCATCGCGATCGTGTAGGAGGAGTCGCTGCTCTTGTACGACACGATGGCCGAGGCGGACAGCACCATGATCAGTCCGATGACCACCAGCACCGCGGTGACGCTGAGCAGCACGTAGTAGGTGGTCACCGGGGACTCGAGGCGCTGCAGCCAGGCGGACACGCGGCCGGTCTCGGTGTGGCGTGCCTTCCCCGCGGAGGCTGTGGCACTGCTCACGGCTACTCCCCCTCGGTGCGGGACGCCCGTCGGGCGACGGCCTCGGCGAAGGCATCACCACGAGCGCCGTAGTTCTCGAACATGTCCATGGAGGCCGCCGCCGGTGCGAGCAGCACGACGTCGCCCGGCTGGGCGAGGCCGGCCGCGTGGGCCACGACGAGGTCCATGACCCCAGTGTCCGTGGTGGGGACGTCGACCACCGGCACATCCGGTGCGTGTCGGGCCAGCGCCTCGGCGATCTGCGCCCGGTCTCGGCCGATCAGCACCACCGCGCGCAGGTGGGACGCCGCCTCGCGCACGAGGTCGTCGACGTCGGCCCCCTTGAGCAGTCCACCGGCAACCCAGACCACGTGCTCGAAGGCCCGCAGCGAGGACGCCGCGGCGTGCGGGTTGGTGGCCTTGGAGTCGTCGACGTAGCGCACCCCGTCGACGGTGCCGGCGTCGGCGATCCGGTGCGGGTCGGGCGTGAAGCTGCGCAGCCCGTCGCGGACGGCCACGGGCGGCACGCCGTAGGCCCTGGCCAGCGCGGCGGCGGCGAGCGCGTTCGCCAGGTAGTGCGGTGCGAGCGTGGCCTGGCTCCCCTGCACGTCCTTGAGGGTGGCGAGCTCGGCGGCCGACGTCTGGCGCTGCTCGACGAAGGCGCGGTC
This Knoellia sp. p5-6-4 DNA region includes the following protein-coding sequences:
- the ftsW gene encoding putative lipid II flippase FtsW — translated: MSSATASAGKARHTETGRVSAWLQRLESPVTTYYVLLSVTAVLVVIGLIMVLSASAIVSYKSSDSSYTIAMRQAQFAVVGAVFMAVASRIPVSRWKLLAVPALLGAMALQLLVFTPLGKSVNGNTNWIGVGSFTLQPSEFGKLGLVLFGAAVLTRKRKLLGSVKHVVVPYLFPFAVVAIGLVLLGHDLGTVIVMCAVVAAVLFTAGVSWKLFASGIVAFTLMAGAMILTSPNRLARFDVWLGRDTDPFGAARQPLHGRYALADGGWWGVGLGASREKWQWLSEPHNDFIYAIIGEELGLPGTLVVLALFAALALVCYRIVLRTDDFFIRVATGGVMAWIVVQAMVNIGAVIGLLPVIGVPLPLVSSGGSSLVTTMLALGMLLSFARSEPGCAEALAARPSVVRRSLAVLPALSVGRARKGDR